Proteins encoded by one window of Capra hircus breed San Clemente chromosome 8, ASM170441v1, whole genome shotgun sequence:
- the LOC102177798 gene encoding oocyte zinc finger protein XlCOF19-like, which translates to MLTAILDLGVGLACYMGSETSWKSHCREHENSHSGIKTFEIRSHLNSHAALTISQKLDTKRSFCNGTIFQQTLSSQNTFSVHQRAQISVKPYGCEECGKSFSRKSNLIDHHTTHSGEKPFASNEYKKAFTRKSYLKQHKKIHTGEKRYEYSECGKSISSKAYLIVHQRIHRREKAYQCNTYGRCFYGKSYLIVHQRSHTGEKAYECDKCGKSFSTKSYFTIHQRSHTGEKPYECNKCGKSFSTKSYPTVHERIHTQEEPLSAVNVEMPLPCNRS; encoded by the exons ATGCTCACTGCCATCTTAGATTTGGGCGTAGGTCTGGCATGTTACATGGGAAGTGAAACATCCTGG AAGTCACACTGCAGAGAACATGAGAACAGTCACTCAGGAATCAAGACCTTTGAAATTAGAAGTCACTTAAACTCTCATGCAGCCCTTACCATATCCCAGAAACTTGACACAAAGAGGAGCTTCTGCAATGGTACAATATTTCAGCAAACCTTATCTTCTCAGAATACCTTTAGTGTGCATCAGAGAGCTCAAATAAGTGTGAAGCCCTATGGATGTGAAGAATGTGGAAAATCCTTCTCTAGGAAGTCAAACCTCATTGACCATCATACAACTCATAGTGGGGAGAAACCTTTTGCATCTAATGAATATAAGAAAGCTTTTACCCGCAAGTCATACCTCAAGCAACATAAGAAAATTCACACAGGGGAGAAACGCTATGAATATAGTGAGTGTGGGAAATCTATCTCTAGCAAAGCATACCTCATTGTGCATCAGAGAATTCACAGAAGGGAAAAAGCGTATCAGTGTAACACATACGGAAGATGCTTCTATGGAAAAAGTTACCTTATTGTTCATCAGAGAAGTCACACAGGGGAGAAAGCCTATGAGTGTGATAAATGTGGGAAATCATTCAGTACAAAAAGTTACTTCACTATTCATCAGAGAAgtcacacaggagagaaaccctatgagtgtaataaatgtggaaaatccttcagTACAAAAAGTTACCCCACTGTTCATGAGAGAATTCACACCCAGGAAGAACCTTTGAGTGCAGTGAATGTGGAAATGCCTTTGCCTTGTAATCGTTCCTAA